In Malus sylvestris chromosome 15, drMalSylv7.2, whole genome shotgun sequence, a single genomic region encodes these proteins:
- the LOC126603464 gene encoding dof zinc finger protein DOF3.4-like, with product MPSDSGDQQQNNSQNRRTVKATQATGAPPPEQEHLPCPRCDSTNTKFCYYNNYNFSQPRHFCKSCRRYWTHGGTLRDIPVGGGTRKNAKRSRTAASVATTTTTSDNDPISATPFFLNPGVGAALQLSDLKGSMGNGCGGGGGSGSFTSLLNTHGPGGFLALGGFGLGLAGGFEEMGFGLGRAVWPFPGMGGDGVAGGAHGGMMNMWQLENGEGGGIVNVGVGPVGAEFCSWPELAISTPGNGLK from the coding sequence ATGCCGTCGGACTCCGGGGATCAGCAGCAGAACAACAGCCAGAACCGGAGGACGGTGAAAGCCACCCAGGCCACGGGGGCCCCACCGCCGGAGCAAGAGCACCTGCCCTGCCCGCGCTGCGACTCCACCAACACCAAGTTCTGCTATTACAACAACTACAACTTCTCCCAGCCCCGCCACTTTTGCAAGTCCTGCCGCCGCTACTGGACCCACGGGGGCACCCTCCGCGACATCCCCGTCGGCGGCGGCACCCGCAAAAACGCCAAGCGTTCCCGCACCGCCGCCTCAGTCGCCACAACCACCACAACTTCTGACAACGACCCAATTTCGGCCACCCCATTTTTTCTCAACCCAGGTGTCGGAGCCGCCTTACAGTTGAGTGATTTGAAGGGTAGCATGGGAAATGGATGCGGCGGCGGTGGCGGCAGTGGCAGCTTCACTTCTCTGCTCAACACCCACGGGCCTGGTGGGTTTTTGGCTCTGGGCGGGTTCGGGCTTGGGCTGGCGGGTGGGTTTGAGGAGATGGGCTTTGGGCTTGGGAGAGCGGTCTGGCCTTTTCCTGGGATGGGAGGAGATGGTGTTGCGGGTGGGGCCCACGGTGGGATGATGAACATGTGGCAGCTCGAGAACGGAGAGGGTGGTGGGATTGTGAATGTGGGTGTTGGACCCGTCGGAGCTGAGTTCTGTTCTTGGCCGGAGTTGGCAATTTCTACTCCTGGAAATGGACTAAAGTGA
- the LOC126602836 gene encoding uncharacterized protein LOC126602836: MADKLTTFPPDKVWNCSNDNLFSNMDSNLKVSEWLGGLPHRDRNIVSSLSKALVICWQIWNDRKASILKNKKPFHYRFFTRAMTMVNDYFKENSSHLEEAGAVAEENLIKWQCPTSPYIKINFDGLVSNSVAVGGFVVRNWDSKPILAGALNLGFVTINVVEALALREALIWARRRNLKYVVVEGDSKLVIDAVRDACDVPRNLRSIIEDIRWCVTNFHDIKWRHIFRKTNFVTDAIASVGLKRKDLCICNACLPMEANMAFLFDCNGTGYVRSYSL, from the exons ATGGCAGACAAGCTGACAACCTTCCCGCCGGACAAG GTCTGGAACTGCTCAAAtgataatttattttcaaatatgGACAGTAACCTCAAGGTGAGTGAATGGTTGGGTGGCTTGCCACACCGCGATAGGAATATAGTGAGTAGTTTAAGCAAAGCTTTAGTAATTTGCTGGCAAATTTGGAATGATAGAAAGGCaagtattttaaaaaataagaaacccTTTCATTACAGGTTTTTTACTCGAGCCATGACTATGGTTAATGATTATTTCAAGGAGAATTCGAGTCACTTAGAGGAAGCAGGAGCAGTTGCAGAAGAAAACTTGATTAAGTGGCAATGCCCAACTTCTCCTTACATTAAAATTAACTTTGATGGCTTGGTTTCAAACTCTGTGGCTGTCGGAGGTTTTGTTGTTAGAAACTGGGATAGCAAACCTATCCTCGCGGGAGCTTTGAACCTAGGCTTTGTTACCATTAATGTTGTCGAGGCTCTTGCTTTACGGGAAGCATTGATCTGGGCTAGGAGGAGGAATTTGAAATACGTGGTTGTGGAGGGTGATTCCAAACTTGTCATTGATGCGGTTCGTGATGCTTGTGATGTGCCTCGGAACCTAAGATCCATAATTGAAGACATTAGGTGGTGCGTTACAAATTTTCATGATATAAAGTGGAGGCATATCTTTaggaaaacaaattttgttacgGATGCAATTGCATCTGTAGGGCTTAAGAGAAAAGATCTGTGTATTTGTAATGCTTGTCTCCCAATGGAAGCTAATATGGCATTTCTTTTCGATTGTAATGGCACTGGCTATGTAAGAAGTTATTCTCTTTAA
- the LOC126603461 gene encoding nuclear pore complex protein NUP58-like: MAFSSLFSTPQPQQQQQQSLFQTQQASQPFQQSSSFFSQQLPQQQPPLFPQPQFQQQPLFQQPQFQQQQQQQQQQQLYLFTNEKTPASYGTKWADLHPDSQKVLLQIEERILGYRDESQWLDQCSRLYDSSISNDAFEHDASHILQELGGIGTSMDRQKAVLHELMAIVKDMLRNSEVAVRSFMILRPRFLHPNAGGTSNATAPSQAPGATVPLGSSSQPTATSIVPVFDFYNGIPRKPSPFLQQTIARFEKYLVECRQWIEELEQLLLDSERTSANDRSSLLQSLPKVMKNVHDFFVHVAAKVESIHQYVVSMKTAYLVNQRRQGDGNDPFLEADRRETARQEAAAKRVHPTLHLPATSQPSTQVAGLFASSGTPGTSTAPQTSAATITASSGSGLFSTPSAPSTSMSSSLFATPPTSGPAPSLFSTPSATPQASLFSSSSAFGPASTPSLFSNPTPGFGSTTPLGSSLFTSGSAGSGLNSSFTSTKSARPKSRTGGRR, translated from the exons ATGGCGTTCTCGTCATTATTCTCCACGCCGCAGCCccaacaacagcagcagcaatCGCTGTTTCAAACTCAACAGGCCTCGCAGCCTTTTCAGCAAAGCAGCTCCTTTTTCTCCCAACAACTACCGCAGCAGCAGCCGCCGCTGTTCCCACAGCCGCAATTTCAGCAGCAGCCACTGTTTCAACAGCCTCAATttcagcagcagcaacaacagcagcagcagcagcaattgTACTTGTTTACGAACGAAAAGACTCCGGCGAGTTATGGTACCAAGTGGGCGGATCTCCATCCGGATTCCCAGAAAGTTCTTCTGCAAATTGA GGAACGGATACTGGGATATAGGGATGAAAGCCAATGGCTGGATCAATGTAGTCGCCTCTACGATTCATCAATTTCGAATGATGCTTTTGAGCATGACGCAAGTCATATTCTCCAG GAACTTGGGGGTATTGGTACTTCCATGGACCGACAGAAAGCTGTTCTGCACGAGCTGATGGCTATTGTGAAAGATATGTTGCGGAACAGCGAGGTTGCTGTTCGTTCTTTCATGATTCTACGCCCAAGGTTTCTTCATCCAAATGCAGGAGGTACTTCAAATGCTACTGCCCCATCACAAGCTCCTGGAGCAACTGTACCACTAGGTTCAAGTAGTCAACCAACAGCTACTTCTATAGTGCCAGTTTTTGATTTTTACAATGGGATTCCAAGGAAACCATCTCCCTTCCTACAGCAAACAATTGCAAGATTCGAGAAGTATCTTGTTGAGTGTCGCCAGTGGATTGAAGAATTAGAGCAGCTGCTTCTGGACTCAGAGAGGACCTCTGCCAATGATAGATCCTCGTTGTTGCAGTCTCTTCCAAAAGTTATGAAAAATGTGCATGATTTTTTTGTTCACGTGGCAGCTAAG GTGGAGAGTATTCATCAATACGTTGTGTCCATGAAAACAGCTTATCTTGTTAACCAGCGCCGCCAAGGGGATGGGAATGATCCATTTCTCGAGGCTGATCGGCGGGAAACTGCTAGGCAAGAAGCTGCTGCTAAGAGGGTGCATCCAACTTTGCATTTACCTGCAACTTCGCAACCATCAACACAAGTTGCTGGGTTGTTTGCCAGTTCAGGAACTCCTGGGACATCAACTGCCCCACAGACATCTGCAGCTACCATTACAGCTTCATCTGGGAGTGGACTTTTCAGTACCCCTTCTGCTCCATCTACTTCCATGTCTTCCTCTCTGTTTGCTACACCACCCACTTCGGGTCCCGCACCTTCTCTTTTTTCAACACCATCTGCTACACCTCAGGCATCACTGTTTAGTTCTTCATCAGCGTTTGGACCTGCTTCAACTCCCTCTCTGTTTTCCAATCCTACTCCAGGCTTCGGTTCTACTACTCCTCTTGGAAGTTCATTATTTACTTCAG GTAGTGCTGGATCAGGGCTGAATTCTAGCTTTACTTCAACG AAATCAGCACGGCCAAAAAGTCGAACTGGTGGCCGCCGTTAG